CGCGTGTCGATGCGTAAAATTGCTGCCGCAATCGATGAATACGAACCGTCGGATCCCTTGCCCGCCACGGCGGACTGGGCGATCGCGGGACCGTCATTGATCATGGACATGGACGAAGAAACGCCCGGTCATCTGGCGATCGACCTCGTCGACCAACCCTGGCCAGACGACATGCAAATCGATGATCCTGATTCCCACGTTCGCCAAGCGTGGTCCAACGGTTCGTTTGGACCCAATACCTTTCCGGGGTCACTGCAGCGTGCCCTCGAGCAACTGTGGGTCTGGGACGAGGGCAAAGAAGAGGTCCCCCAGCACACTGCGTTTCTGCGAATCCGCAGCAGTTACATCCTCAAAACCGACGAAGACGACGCGCCGCTGACGCCCGAAGCGTACGAACCGTTTGATGAACTCGCGCTGATCACCGAAGTCGCCGCGGCACTGACCGAGCTGCCTCAGGCCATCGCCTACTTCAACCCTGCCGGCGAAACGATCCGCAGCCTGGAAGGAATGAACCAGGTCATCCAAGAATCGGAGGACAACGACTTTCCACCCTTGGATTTGTGGGCCAACGTTCGGCTCTACAGCCTGGACGATGGATTCGCGGCCATGGACACGGTTGGCAACAACCAACTGGATCTGCCGGACATCGAAGCCTTGTTCCTCGCTGAAGCCTACGACTTCAATGACATCGACGAACTGCTTCGCCTGATCACTTGTCACCTGATCGAAAGCGAAGAACCGTTCGAAGACGGGGACACGGTCCAAGGCCCCAACGGCGTCACCTGGGTGATGCATCAATGTCCCGACAGTATTTCTGATCCACCGCGTTCGGTGCTGCGATTCCTACCGCAAGACGGCCACGAATTGCCGGCACAGTATCAACCCGCTGCGGAATGACACGGGCAGGTGATCACTCGCCAATGCAGTACAAGTACTCTTGGCGTTGGTCACCTTCTTGCACACCGACTCGCAAGTAAATGCGTCCGCCACTGATGGCCGGGGTGGCCATCACGGAATCCCCGAGTTTGTTCTCTGCAATCAACTCGAACGATTCGCTGTCGGCTGCGAAGATGAAGCAGGTGCCTTCTTCATTGACGGCATAGATGCGTTCGTTGACCAGCACCGGTGACGATGTGAAATCACCGCCCAAGCGTGATTTCCACTTCGTCTCGCCCGTTTCGCAATCAACGCACATCGCAACCCCGGCGTCCAGCGTCATGAACAAGTTCCCGTCTTGGTGCAACATCGAAGGCACGTAAACCCGGGTGCCAACTTCCCAAGCGATCTCGCCCGATCCATCCGCCACCACGGCGGAAATGTGACTCTGCGGGTAACCACCCGATGTGAAGACGTGCTTGCCATCGGTCACGGTGGTCGTGACGCACTCGGTGGTCGCCCCCTCGATCTCCCAGTTCACTGTTCCGGTTTTCGGATCCAAACTGGTGACCAAATCGCACCCCGTCAGAACCAACTGATCTTTCCCGGCCACGGACAAAACCACAGGGGAAGGGTAGTTCGGTTCTTTCGGACGCTGATGACGCCAAACCACGTTTCCGGTGACGCGGTCCATCGCCACCACTTGCCCACCTGCTTTGTTGTCCGCCGACGCGATCACAAGGTCGTCATAAACCGTGGGCGAAGAACCGTATCCCTGGTGAATCTGGTACCGACAAAGCTTTTGCTGCCACAGCAGTTCGCCGTCCAAGCTCACCGCCGACGTGTAGACGGCTTTGTTCGAGTAGAAATTGACAAACACACGTTCCCCGTCCGTCGCGGGAGTGCAGGATGCCCAGGAAGCTCTGGTGTTGGGTTCGCGTTGGTCGACGGTGTCGAATTCACCTTCATGCACCACGGCTTCCCAAACCAGTTCCCCTGAATCGCGGTTCAGGCACACCAGCAATTGCGAGTTTCGAGCCTTGTCGGCGACTTGCAGGTAAACCCGATCGCCCAGCAGAATCGGTGAACCATGACCACGATCGGGAAGCGGGGTCTTCCAGATGATGTTCCGTGTGCCATCGTCCGAATCACTCCACTGTGTCGGAGGATCTTGATCGCCGACGGCGTGTCCCTGACGACCGGCACCGCGCCACCAGGGCCAGTCAGTTTCTGAAAACGTTGGTGTCTCAGCCCAACTGAATTCACACGACATCAGGAAACAGGCGATTCCCGCCAAAAGCATCTTTTTCATTCCATCACCGTCCCGTTTCACTGTGTTGACAATCATCGCGAAAGAACCAGCCCAATTCGCAAGTGAGTGAATCGAAACACTCTCCTGCTGGCGCAGCGAGCCAGTATATCAACCCACCACTTTGCCTGGGGCAACGCCGGGCTGCGAAACGTTTGATGTTGTGGAGCGTATCGATTTGCGCAAGTTCTGTTCCACGACTTCGCCCCAACGGGGGCGGCTCTATAACAGCCCAGGGCAACGCCTGGGCTGATGGAAATGTTGGCAGGGTGGTAAGTGTGCGAACCGAATGCAACTCATTGAAAAAGTTAAATTGACAATTGAAAAATGCAAATTGATGCGATTTCATCCACGCATTCCGGCATTTTACAATTGTCAATTTGCACTTTAACTTTTTCAATAACGACAAACGCCGTATCAATACAATTCGTCGGAAACCGCCCAAACCGCCTGGTTGATTTCATTTTTATCAGTCCAGGCGTTGCCCTGGGCTGTCATAGGGTTGCCCCGTTGGGGCGAAGTCGTGGGCGAGATTGGGAATCCGCTGGACGCCTCGCTCCTGGTGAAGCATCGGCTGGGTGCCATGCAAGACATGGCCTACATTGGTGCCGGGAAGCATACCTCGCCGGTGCGCCGGGAATGCGCATGCGTCCGAATCCTGGCGAATCCGGCGACGAATGGCGGCGGATCGCGGCGCAGCCAACTAGGTCAGGATTTCTTCGACGACTCGGCTTTGTTTGACTCCGGTGAGGCGTTGGTTGAGGCCTTTGAAGGGGTAGACCATCGTCTCGTGATGGAAGCCGAGCAGGTGCAGCATCGTGGCATGGAAATCTCGCAGGTGCACGGACTCGGTCGCTGCGGTGTAGCCGACCGCATCGGTCTCGCCATAGGTGAACCCAGGTTTGACGCCACCACCAGCCATCCACATCGTGAACGCCTCGGGGCTGTGATCGCGACCGTGGAATGCCATCGTGGTTCCGCCTCGGTTCTCTCGCATCGGCGTGCGTCCGAACTCGCCGCCCCAGACAACCAGCGTGTCTTCCAGCATCCCACGCTGTTTCAAATCAGCCAGCAACGCCGCGATGGGCTTGTCCGTTTGCTTGCACTTGTCCGGCAAGCCGTGCTCGAGCGACTCGCTGCGGTTGGACCCGTGCGTGTCCCAGCCCCAATCGAACAACTGCACAAAGCGGACGCCTTCTTCGACCAAACGCCGCGCGAGCAAGCAGTTGTTGGCAAACGATTCTTTGCCAGGTTCGGCGCCGTAGCTCTCGAGGGTCTCGGCGGTTTCTTGCGACAGGTCCATCGCTTCGGGAGCAGCCACCTGCATCCGATAGGCCATCTCGTACTGAGCGATCCGGGTGACCGTTTCCGGGTCGCCGTACTGCTGCAGCGACTCTTGATTGAGTGCCGCCAGAGCATCCAACACCTGGCGTCGTTCTTGCCGCGAAACGCCTTCGGGGTTGGCGACATTCAGAACCGGATCGCCTTTGGACCGGCACTGCACGCCTTGATAGACCGATGGCAAAAAACCGGATCCCCAAAGAGCCTTGCCCACCCGAGGCAAACGACCGCCCGACAACAGCACGATGAATCCGGGCAGGTCTTCGTTCTCACTGCCCAAACCATACGTGACCCAGGAACCAATCGACGGCGATCCCATCGGTGCCGCGCCGGTGTGCACCATCAACTGAGCCGGGCCGTGATTGAATTGGTCCGTCTTGACCGTTTTCAAAAAACACAGGTCGTCAACTTGCTTGGCCAGGTGCGGCATCAACTCCGAGACCCACGCCCCGGACTCGCCGTGTTGCTGGAAATCATACTGGGGCCCTAGCATCCGTGGCGTGCCGTTGATGAAGGCAAAGCGTTTGCCTTCCAAGAACGACTGCGGGCATTCCATGCCATCGAGTGCTTTCAGGTCCGGTTTGTAGTCAAACAACTCCAACTGGCTGGGGGCACCGACCATGTGCAGGTAGATCACTCGCTTGACCTTGGCTGGTTGAGGCGGCACGAGTGGACTGAGCGGGTTGGTGGCGTCGTGCTGGGGATCAAAACCATGTTGCAGCGACGGATTGGCATGCGCAGCATTTCGGCCCGCTTGCTGAGTCGCCAAGTAAATGGCGCCGAGGCCAGCGGCTGAATCGGTCAAAAATTGCCGACGACTGGTTTGCAACAACGACTGACGAAAGAGTTCTTGAGAGATTGTTTCGCGATGCATCTTATTTGCTCATGATTTCGTCGAGGTTCAACAACGCAGACGCGACCGCTTCGTAGGCGTCTTGCTCTTGTTCGGACGGTTGCTTGGCTTGCTCGTACAGAGTCACCAAGATCTTCTGTTCCGCGGCCGTCGGCGACCGGGAAGTCACCAACTGAAAACCTTTCGTCAAACGTTCTTCCAAAGTTCCATCCATGGCTTCGACTTTCTTGGCCAACGCTTGCATGCACTCCACGAAGGTGACATCGTTGAGTGTTGTCAGGGCTTGCAGCGGCGTGTTGGATCGAAGCCGGCGAGGTGTGCAGAACTCACGCGAAGGAGCGTCGAACGCAGCGAACATCGGATAGGGAATGCTGCGTTTGGTGTAGGTGTAAATCGAACGACGGTAGCGATCCGGGTTGCCGACGTCGGGCGTGTTCCATTTGTCGCCGCCTTGAAATGGTTTCCAAACGCCATCAGGAATCGGCGGATGAACGGGAGCCCCATGCACTTCTGGCGAAAGCAATCCGGACACAAACAAGGCTTGATCACGAACCATTTCGGCGGGCATGCGGAAACGAGGCCCGCGAGACAACCATCGGTTCTGTGGATCGACCAAGTCTGATTTCGGATCGATGACGGCGTCTTGCCGGTAGGTGCTCGACAACACAATCGATCGAATCAATTGCTTCCAGCTCCAGTCGTATTCGGTTTGGAACTTGATCGCCAAGTGGTCCAGCAACTCTGGATGCGTTGGACGCTCGCCGCTGGAACCAAAGTCTTCCTCGGTCGGCACCAATCCCATTCCGAACAACCGAGCCCAGACGCGGTTGACGGTCACGCGAGCGGTCAGCGGGTTGCTCGGATCCACCAACCACTTGGCCAGATCCATTCGGTTGAAGGGTCCATCGCCGGCAATGGGTGGCATGGAATCCGGCACATTCGGCTGGACGACTTGATCCTTTGTCAGGAACAAACCGCGAATGAACACGTGGCTGGGACGAGCCAAATGCTCGGGGCGTTCCATCATGATTGGAATGCGGACCGAAGCGATCTTCCGTCGTTCGCCGGAAATCCGTGACAGTTCGGCTCGCTCATCTGACAAGTCTTTGTCGGTCCACGCCAGCAAAGCCTTCTCGTCCGAGCACACATCAACGCTGCCGCGACGGACGACCAAGGGAAAGGCCCCCAACGCTTGTTGTCGACAACTCATGTCGAGTTTGAGCTTCGCACCTCCAGGGACTTCGATTGGTTCCTTCAACAAGAACACGGCCACACGAGGATGGTGAATACGAGTGAAGGCAGCGAACCCGTCGCTGTTCTTTGGATCCATGCTGGACCGAGGATGCTTCAGCGGCTCGGGCTCATCCGCGACGACGTGCGAGAACTCAACCTGGATCTCTTCGTCATCGTCCCCGACCAAGACCGCATTCAAATGCGACAGCACAAATCCCCACTCGGAATCTGCCAGTGCGGTTTTAGGATTGCGAGGCAGCAGCGTCAAACGGATGGCGGTGAGCTTGTCGGCTGATTCGGGCATCTCGCACTCCAGCGAAATAGTCGTGCCGTTGGACAGCGTGTCGATCGTGTAGAACTCCGTCCGCCCGTTGCGTTCTTCGACGTCGACCTTGGTTTGCTTGGTGGCCGAGGCGGTCATGGAGTCGATGTGCTTCCAGTCCAACTCGTTCTCGCTGACCGCTTCGAATTCCTGGTGCCAGATCGATTGCTTGAGCGAACGAATTTGACGATCGAGATCAGAGGCACGTTCTTCGTCTTCCTTGGCCAGCGGCACGGACAACAACGGTTCTTCACCACTCAAGTCACAATCGACCGAGTTGTTGAAGAACGCCATGAACTCGTAGAACTCATCGTGCTCGATCGGGTCATACGGGTGACTGTGACACTGGACGCAGCCAAACGTGATGCCTTGCCAGGTTTGCCAGACGGTGCTGACGCGATCCATCACCGCGTTGATGCGGAACTCTTCGTCGTCCGTGCCACCTTCTTCGTTGGTCTGAGTCAAACGACTGGCGGTGGTGGCCAAGCGATCGCTGATCGAAGGATCAGGCAACAAGTCACCCGCAATTTGCTTGATCGTGAACTCGTCAAACGGGATGTCGTTGTTGAACGCATCGATCACCCAGTCGCGATACTTCCACGCGTTGCGGCGTCCATCCAATCCCAAGCCGCGGCTATCGGCGTAGCGAATTTGATCCAGCCACACCGAGGCCCAGCGTTCGCCATAGCCGGATGACTGCAACAGCTCATCCACCTTCTCAGAGTAGGCCGCGTCACCACGTGCTGTCGCAGCGTCTTGGAAGCGTTCGACTTCCTCCAGCGTCGGTGGCACACCGGTCAGGTCCAACGTGACTCGCCTGAGCCATTGTTGAGGAGGGGCATCCGCGGCGGGTTGAATCCCTTTCTCTTCGAGCGATTTGCGAACGAATCGATCGATGGTTTGGCGGCAGGCGTCCGGGTCGGCGACCTCGGGAACCTTTGGTGCCACCGGCGGTTCGTAGCCCCAGGATTGTTTCCACTGGGCCCCTTCCTCGATCCAGGTTTTCAGCAGGGCAATCTTTTCTTCGGACAGTGGTGCCCCATGTTCGGGTGGCGGCATGACCTCCGATTCGTCCTCCGACAGAATCCGATCGATCATGTAGGAACCATCGACGTCGCCAGGTTCAATCACTGCCAGCGCGCTATCGCGATGAATGAATGACAGATCGCCCGCCTGCTTGACCCCGCCATGGCAGGCCACGCAGTGTTCGTTCAAGATCGGCTGAATGTCGACGGCAAAGTCGACCGCGTGCGAAGTCGCCCCGCCTCCCACTGCCAACGCGAGTATCGTCGTGACAAGGCGACCAATCTGAGAGCGTAGCGTCATGAATGAATGATCAAGAAGTGTGTGCCGACGAGCAAGACATGGTCGCGTCACCTAGGAAGCAAGCGGGATGGCCGGACGAGAGGAGCGAGATCGAAACGACTCACGCTCCATCAACCGATCGTCCCCTCGCTACACAACGGAACGCTCCGCCAAGAAACCGTCTCGCATAAACAGGGAAGATGCTTCCCCACAATAAGCGGACTCTGCCCATCCAGCAAATCGGTCAACCACGCCAAAGCCAGCAAAACGACGGTGAAAACGCAAAACGCCCGTCATATCGAAAGATACAACGGGCGTCCACGTTTTGAAGAAACGCAAAGTTGAGCAAGAAGGAAGACCGCCAGTCAAAACTCTTGATCAATCACCTCTCTTGCACCACGGGTCCCAAGCGACCCCCACAATCCGTAGGGGCTGGCCGATCCCGGTGGGTTGCTACTTTCCTCCGAAGCGTTGCGATGCCAGACGGTTTCCGCCCGGCTGTTCCCAGCTTCGATCGAGTCGGTGATGAACTTCACCGCCCCATCGGCCATCAACACGTGCACGCCACCTTGGTGTCGACTGCTGGCGGTCGTGATGCCTTCCGTGCCGTGGTTTCCCCCCAAACAAACTTCGCTGTTGGGCGGAAGGATGCACAGGAATTGAGAATAGAGCGGGCGAAAATCAGCCCAGCGTCCGCCACGTGTCGTGGCCCCACCACTGGTCGTCGTGCCAGCCAACCAGAACCCCGGACGAGCAGGATCGATCAGAGCATTGTCTTCGCAAGTCTTGGGATTGCCCATGATGCCGTTGCCCCACTGGCCACCGTGACCGCCGTTGTTCAGCGCGGCTGCCGAACGGATGTCTCGGTCGCCCAAGTCCGTGACGATTTCGCCGCACATGATCGTGTTGGAAGTCCCATCGAGAATGTCTCGGAACATCGTGTTGCCGCGGGGAACAAAGACGCCGCGCAAGTTCGCCCGGCATTGGCGGACCAAATAGGTTTCATCCTGGTATCGCCATCGGCCTTGCCCGCCAGCGAAATGCGAAGCACCGATCTGAGTTCGGCTGGTCGCATCGCCAACGCAGGCCGCGTAGTTGCTGCGTCCAACCGTCGGCAGTCCCCGACCGGGATCGCTGGGGCAACGGTACGTCGGCACATCCGTTCGCCAAGGTTCGTAGCGGACCGCGTAGGGTGCCGGCCCCATGGCGGGCCAAGTTCGATCCGCTTCGTCAGTGAGTGGATTGGAGATGTGTTCCCACATCCCTTGCTGCTCAATGAACGGGAGGATACCGACCGAATAGCTCAACATGTGCCGGCTGAATCCAACGGGAGGAGCGGGTGCAATCCCGTGATCATCCCCCAACGACCAAGAATCATTGCTTTCGTTGGTGGCCCCAGTGCCGTGCATGGGCAATTGGCTGAAGGCCGCGTGATAGTTGTGAACCCCCAAGCCAATTTGCTTGAAATTGTTGCCGCAACTCATTCGACGAGCCGCTTCGCGAGCGGCTTGCACCGCCGGCAACAGCAGCCCGACCAACACACCGATGATGGCGATCACCACCAACAACTCAACCAAAGTGAAACCGCTGTGCTGACGATTCCTGTGGCCACTCCACAGACGTGGAAGCCGGCTTCCGCTTCTTTGAATGAACATTTCACCGAACTCGTAAAAAGGAGAAAAGAATGAGCGCTGGCGACAATGAAGGCGGACAGCGTGAGATCCCGGTGAGGATTTGCAGGTTGGAACGGCCCCCTGCAGTGGATGCAGACCGCCCGGATCAAGGAGCCAGTTTCTCGGCTTCCTCGGCGGCCTCCGCTTCGGCGTTTTCCATCGCTGCGTCGTAGGCCGCGAACGCGTCCTCATCTTCACTGATCACCGTGGGTTTCGCTTCGCAGCCAACCCACATGCCAACCAGCAACAACGCCAACCAAGACTTGCCGAACAACGAAGCGACTTTCATCGTCCCTACCAATCACAACCGAGAGAACGGAGACGCAGGCACACAACGGGGCGTTCCGCCTCGCTGCGTGCCAACAACGCGCCTGAGAACAACATAGCCACTGATGGTGGGGGATCCTCGCAGCGAAGTCAAACTCGATCGGAACGACTCTTTTCATGTCATCAAAAGTGGCGCAGCATTCGCTTGGGGTCCGTCAAACCCCGCAGGTCAACCATTGACTCGCTGTCTTACCCACGAACGCGTCAAGATAGGTAGCAATCGAAAACTTCGCGGGCGTGAACATCCACTCAAGAAAATCGCCTAAAAAATTTTCTTTGGAGGACTTTTGGGCGAAACCTTTTCAGCCAACGCGTGAACCAGGAGGTTCCCGAGCGTTTTCGGACCCATCGCTGCAAGGGACATCCATTTCTTCAGTAGGCCGGATCAAGCATGAGGCTGGGCGTTGCCCTGGGCTGACATAGGGCTGCCCCGTTGGGGCGAAGTCGCAGTCGGCCAAGACCCTCCATCACAACCCGACGCGTGAGCGAGGGACGCCCCCAACTCCCACGACGGCCCCATCCGGGGCGACCGTTTGTTTTCCGGCACCGGTCTCTCGGGGCTTCCACCCCGAGCTAAGCACGACGGCCCCATCCGGGGCGAAACCCAGACGCCAGCCACCATTTATTTTCGAACATCCCTTGGGGCAAAGTCGCAGAATAAGCTTGGCATCCGCAATCAGAGCGTCAATGGTGACGGTTTGTTGACTCAGTTCTCAACGACGTTTCAGCGCATGCAGGATGGGCACTCTTGCCTTTTTATACCTCACATCTTTTGGGAGCCGCTTGCGTTGGGAAACCAGGCGTTGTGAAGCCAAACATCCCTTGTCCAAGAACTATTGGTGTTCGAGATGTGGGGTTCAAAAAGGCACTCTTGCCCGTCAGAGTCGGCCAAGACCCCCCATCACAACCCGACGCGTGAGCGAGGGACGCCCCCAACTCCCACGACGGCCCCATCCGGGGCGACCGTTTGTTTTCCGGCATCGGTCTC
This genomic interval from Rhodopirellula islandica contains the following:
- a CDS encoding DUF1501 domain-containing protein, producing MHRETISQELFRQSLLQTSRRQFLTDSAAGLGAIYLATQQAGRNAAHANPSLQHGFDPQHDATNPLSPLVPPQPAKVKRVIYLHMVGAPSQLELFDYKPDLKALDGMECPQSFLEGKRFAFINGTPRMLGPQYDFQQHGESGAWVSELMPHLAKQVDDLCFLKTVKTDQFNHGPAQLMVHTGAAPMGSPSIGSWVTYGLGSENEDLPGFIVLLSGGRLPRVGKALWGSGFLPSVYQGVQCRSKGDPVLNVANPEGVSRQERRQVLDALAALNQESLQQYGDPETVTRIAQYEMAYRMQVAAPEAMDLSQETAETLESYGAEPGKESFANNCLLARRLVEEGVRFVQLFDWGWDTHGSNRSESLEHGLPDKCKQTDKPIAALLADLKQRGMLEDTLVVWGGEFGRTPMRENRGGTTMAFHGRDHSPEAFTMWMAGGGVKPGFTYGETDAVGYTAATESVHLRDFHATMLHLLGFHHETMVYPFKGLNQRLTGVKQSRVVEEILT
- a CDS encoding PSD1 and planctomycete cytochrome C domain-containing protein → MTLRSQIGRLVTTILALAVGGGATSHAVDFAVDIQPILNEHCVACHGGVKQAGDLSFIHRDSALAVIEPGDVDGSYMIDRILSEDESEVMPPPEHGAPLSEEKIALLKTWIEEGAQWKQSWGYEPPVAPKVPEVADPDACRQTIDRFVRKSLEEKGIQPAADAPPQQWLRRVTLDLTGVPPTLEEVERFQDAATARGDAAYSEKVDELLQSSGYGERWASVWLDQIRYADSRGLGLDGRRNAWKYRDWVIDAFNNDIPFDEFTIKQIAGDLLPDPSISDRLATTASRLTQTNEEGGTDDEEFRINAVMDRVSTVWQTWQGITFGCVQCHSHPYDPIEHDEFYEFMAFFNNSVDCDLSGEEPLLSVPLAKEDEERASDLDRQIRSLKQSIWHQEFEAVSENELDWKHIDSMTASATKQTKVDVEERNGRTEFYTIDTLSNGTTISLECEMPESADKLTAIRLTLLPRNPKTALADSEWGFVLSHLNAVLVGDDDEEIQVEFSHVVADEPEPLKHPRSSMDPKNSDGFAAFTRIHHPRVAVFLLKEPIEVPGGAKLKLDMSCRQQALGAFPLVVRRGSVDVCSDEKALLAWTDKDLSDERAELSRISGERRKIASVRIPIMMERPEHLARPSHVFIRGLFLTKDQVVQPNVPDSMPPIAGDGPFNRMDLAKWLVDPSNPLTARVTVNRVWARLFGMGLVPTEEDFGSSGERPTHPELLDHLAIKFQTEYDWSWKQLIRSIVLSSTYRQDAVIDPKSDLVDPQNRWLSRGPRFRMPAEMVRDQALFVSGLLSPEVHGAPVHPPIPDGVWKPFQGGDKWNTPDVGNPDRYRRSIYTYTKRSIPYPMFAAFDAPSREFCTPRRLRSNTPLQALTTLNDVTFVECMQALAKKVEAMDGTLEERLTKGFQLVTSRSPTAAEQKILVTLYEQAKQPSEQEQDAYEAVASALLNLDEIMSK
- a CDS encoding DUF4261 domain-containing protein, which gives rise to MRKIAAAIDEYEPSDPLPATADWAIAGPSLIMDMDEETPGHLAIDLVDQPWPDDMQIDDPDSHVRQAWSNGSFGPNTFPGSLQRALEQLWVWDEGKEEVPQHTAFLRIRSSYILKTDEDDAPLTPEAYEPFDELALITEVAAALTELPQAIAYFNPAGETIRSLEGMNQVIQESEDNDFPPLDLWANVRLYSLDDGFAAMDTVGNNQLDLPDIEALFLAEAYDFNDIDELLRLITCHLIESEEPFEDGDTVQGPNGVTWVMHQCPDSISDPPRSVLRFLPQDGHELPAQYQPAAE
- a CDS encoding outer membrane protein assembly factor BamB family protein, which codes for MKRDGDGMKKMLLAGIACFLMSCEFSWAETPTFSETDWPWWRGAGRQGHAVGDQDPPTQWSDSDDGTRNIIWKTPLPDRGHGSPILLGDRVYLQVADKARNSQLLVCLNRDSGELVWEAVVHEGEFDTVDQREPNTRASWASCTPATDGERVFVNFYSNKAVYTSAVSLDGELLWQQKLCRYQIHQGYGSSPTVYDDLVIASADNKAGGQVVAMDRVTGNVVWRHQRPKEPNYPSPVVLSVAGKDQLVLTGCDLVTSLDPKTGTVNWEIEGATTECVTTTVTDGKHVFTSGGYPQSHISAVVADGSGEIAWEVGTRVYVPSMLHQDGNLFMTLDAGVAMCVDCETGETKWKSRLGGDFTSSPVLVNERIYAVNEEGTCFIFAADSESFELIAENKLGDSVMATPAISGGRIYLRVGVQEGDQRQEYLYCIGE
- a CDS encoding DUF1559 domain-containing protein, translated to MFIQRSGSRLPRLWSGHRNRQHSGFTLVELLVVIAIIGVLVGLLLPAVQAAREAARRMSCGNNFKQIGLGVHNYHAAFSQLPMHGTGATNESNDSWSLGDDHGIAPAPPVGFSRHMLSYSVGILPFIEQQGMWEHISNPLTDEADRTWPAMGPAPYAVRYEPWRTDVPTYRCPSDPGRGLPTVGRSNYAACVGDATSRTQIGASHFAGGQGRWRYQDETYLVRQCRANLRGVFVPRGNTMFRDILDGTSNTIMCGEIVTDLGDRDIRSAAALNNGGHGGQWGNGIMGNPKTCEDNALIDPARPGFWLAGTTTSGGATTRGGRWADFRPLYSQFLCILPPNSEVCLGGNHGTEGITTASSRHQGGVHVLMADGAVKFITDSIEAGNSRAETVWHRNASEESSNPPGSASPYGLWGSLGTRGAREVIDQEF